In a single window of the Streptomyces sp. HUAS ZL42 genome:
- a CDS encoding trimeric intracellular cation channel family protein has protein sequence MVQQLFTPSVQHTLDLVGIFVFAISGALLAVRKNFDVFGIAMLAEVTALGGGLFRDVVIGAVPPAAFTDLGYFLTPLLAALLVCFLHPQVERIQKGVNVFDAAGLGLFCVTGTTKAYDHGLGLTASAALGLGTAVGGGVLRDVLANEVPSLLRWDRDLYAVPAMVGATMVVLCIRYAALTPLAGGFAALTAFVLRLLAMRFHWRAPRAWNRRSTVREE, from the coding sequence GTGGTCCAGCAACTCTTCACCCCTTCGGTCCAGCACACGCTCGACCTCGTCGGCATCTTCGTGTTCGCCATCTCCGGAGCCCTGCTGGCCGTCCGCAAGAACTTCGACGTCTTCGGCATCGCCATGCTCGCCGAGGTCACGGCGCTGGGCGGCGGGCTGTTCCGGGACGTGGTCATCGGGGCGGTGCCACCCGCGGCCTTCACGGACCTGGGATACTTCCTCACCCCTCTGCTCGCCGCCCTGCTGGTCTGCTTCCTCCATCCGCAGGTGGAGCGCATCCAGAAAGGCGTGAACGTCTTCGACGCGGCGGGGCTCGGCCTGTTCTGCGTCACCGGGACGACGAAGGCGTACGACCACGGCCTCGGTCTCACCGCCTCCGCCGCCCTCGGCCTCGGGACCGCCGTGGGCGGGGGAGTGCTGCGCGACGTCCTGGCCAACGAGGTACCGTCACTGCTGCGCTGGGACCGCGATCTGTACGCGGTCCCGGCGATGGTCGGCGCCACGATGGTGGTGCTCTGTATCCGCTACGCCGCCCTGACCCCGCTGGCCGGCGGCTTCGCCGCCCTCACGGCTTTCGTCCTGCGCCTTCTCGCGATGCGGTTCCACTGGCGAGCGCCGCGTGCGTGGAATCGTCGTTCGACGGTGCGCGAGGAGTAG
- a CDS encoding ABC transporter ATP-binding protein, with translation MSETKKTDATPSVPQQAPPSQDREVLLKVEGLQKHFPIRKGVLQRQVGAVKAVDGIDFEVRRGETLGVVGESGCGKSTMGRVITRLQDPTGGTIHFDGQDITRLNTAALRPLRRDIQMIFQDPYGSLNPRHTIGGIVSAPFRLQGVEPEGGVKKEVQRLLELVGLSPEHYNRYPHEFSGGQRQRIGIARALALKPKLVVADEPVSALDVSIQAQVVNLMDDLQQELGLTYVIIAHDLSVVRHVSDRIAVMYLGKIVELADRTLLYEAPMHPYTKALMSAVPVPDPKRRGAKSERILLKGDVPSPISPPSGCRFHTRCWKATQICRTTEPQLVELKPGQRVACHHPENFEDQAPQDTVLLTAAKEAASKVPEVPEVPDVPEDPTASNGETPTKEK, from the coding sequence GTGAGTGAGACGAAGAAAACGGACGCGACGCCCTCGGTTCCGCAGCAGGCGCCGCCTTCCCAGGACCGCGAGGTGCTGCTCAAGGTCGAGGGCCTGCAGAAGCACTTCCCCATTCGCAAGGGCGTGCTGCAGCGTCAGGTCGGCGCGGTCAAGGCGGTCGACGGCATCGACTTCGAGGTGCGCAGGGGCGAGACCCTGGGCGTGGTCGGCGAGTCGGGCTGCGGCAAGTCCACCATGGGGCGGGTCATCACCCGGCTCCAGGACCCGACCGGCGGCACCATTCACTTCGACGGCCAGGACATCACACGGCTGAACACGGCCGCGTTGCGCCCGCTGCGGCGGGACATCCAGATGATCTTCCAGGATCCGTACGGCTCGCTGAACCCGCGGCACACCATCGGCGGAATCGTCTCGGCGCCGTTCCGGCTCCAGGGCGTCGAGCCCGAGGGCGGGGTGAAGAAGGAGGTCCAGCGCCTTCTGGAGCTGGTGGGTCTGAGTCCCGAGCACTACAACCGCTACCCGCACGAGTTCTCCGGCGGTCAGCGTCAGCGCATCGGCATCGCCCGTGCGCTCGCCCTGAAGCCGAAGCTGGTCGTCGCAGACGAGCCGGTCTCCGCGCTCGACGTGTCGATCCAGGCACAGGTCGTCAACCTGATGGACGACCTCCAGCAGGAGCTCGGCCTGACATACGTGATCATCGCGCACGACCTGTCCGTCGTACGCCATGTCTCCGACCGCATCGCGGTGATGTATCTCGGCAAGATCGTCGAGCTCGCCGACCGCACCTTGCTGTACGAGGCCCCGATGCACCCGTACACCAAGGCACTGATGTCGGCGGTACCGGTGCCGGACCCCAAGCGCCGGGGCGCCAAGAGCGAGCGCATCCTGCTCAAGGGCGATGTGCCCTCGCCGATCTCCCCGCCGAGCGGCTGCCGGTTCCACACCCGGTGCTGGAAGGCGACGCAGATCTGCAGGACCACCGAGCCGCAGCTGGTCGAGCTGAAGCCCGGTCAGCGGGTCGCCTGCCACCACCCGGAGAACTTCGAGGACCAGGCTCCGCAGGACACCGTTCTGCTGACCGCCGCGAAGGAGGCGGCGTCAAAGGTTCCCGAGGTTCCCGAGGTTCCCGACGTTCCCGAGGATCCCACGGCTTCCAACGGCGAGACTCCCACCAAGGAGAAGTAG
- a CDS encoding ABC transporter ATP-binding protein, with protein MTELSKTGAAVGEPTSSPANAPDAFLAVRDLKVHFPTDDGLVRSVDGLSFEVEKGKTLCIVGESGSGKSVTSLAIMGLHRLGASGKNVRMSGEIWLDGKELVSADPEEVRRLRGREMAMIFQDPLSAMHPYYKVGDQIVEAYRVHHDVSKKVARKRAIEMLDRVGIPEPAKRVDGYPHEFSGGMRQRAMIAMALVNNPELLIADEPTTALDVTVQAQILDLIRDLQKEFGSAVILITHDLGVVAEIADDVLVMYGGRCVERGPVDEVFEKPQHPYTWGLLGSMPRIDRETSERLTPVKGQPPSLINVPSGCAFHPRCPYADVPRGNVTRTVRPELELVPGGHWSACHLSAEDRTRIWTEEIAPKL; from the coding sequence GTGACCGAACTCTCCAAGACCGGTGCCGCCGTGGGCGAGCCCACGAGCTCGCCCGCGAACGCGCCCGACGCCTTCCTCGCGGTCCGTGACCTCAAGGTGCACTTCCCCACCGACGACGGCCTGGTCAGGTCCGTCGACGGGCTCAGCTTCGAGGTGGAGAAGGGCAAGACCCTCTGCATCGTGGGCGAGTCGGGCTCCGGCAAGTCCGTCACCTCGCTGGCCATCATGGGCCTGCACCGGCTCGGCGCGAGCGGCAAGAACGTCCGGATGTCCGGCGAGATCTGGCTCGACGGCAAGGAGCTGGTCTCCGCCGATCCGGAGGAGGTGCGCCGGCTGCGTGGCCGCGAGATGGCGATGATCTTCCAGGACCCGCTGTCCGCGATGCACCCCTACTACAAGGTCGGCGACCAGATCGTCGAGGCGTACCGGGTCCACCACGACGTCAGCAAGAAGGTCGCGCGCAAGCGGGCCATCGAGATGCTCGACCGGGTCGGCATCCCCGAGCCCGCCAAGCGCGTCGACGGCTACCCGCACGAGTTCTCCGGCGGTATGCGCCAGCGCGCGATGATCGCCATGGCTCTGGTCAACAACCCCGAGCTGCTCATCGCCGACGAGCCGACGACCGCCCTCGACGTGACCGTCCAGGCGCAGATCCTCGACCTCATCCGGGATCTGCAGAAGGAGTTCGGCTCCGCGGTCATCCTCATCACCCACGATCTCGGCGTGGTTGCCGAGATCGCGGACGACGTCCTGGTGATGTACGGCGGCCGGTGCGTGGAGCGCGGCCCGGTCGACGAGGTCTTCGAGAAGCCGCAGCACCCGTACACCTGGGGCCTGCTCGGCTCGATGCCGCGTATCGACCGTGAGACCTCCGAGCGGCTCACCCCGGTCAAGGGCCAGCCGCCGAGCCTCATCAACGTCCCCTCGGGCTGCGCCTTCCACCCCCGCTGCCCGTACGCGGACGTGCCCAGGGGGAACGTCACCCGCACCGTGCGCCCCGAGCTGGAGCTGGTCCCCGGCGGGCACTGGTCCGCCTGCCACCTCTCGGCGGAGGACCGCACGCGGATCTGGACCGAAGAGATTGCGCCGAAGCTGTGA
- a CDS encoding alpha/beta hydrolase, with translation MSLTGTPFLYTLIVLSVVAVALPLLLWSRLRGHRALRAVARLLMLLFAQGTAVALVFVMVNNANNLYDNWSDLLGTKSHVAQAADLGPNGTGDIALERLPKVRQTFKEASGPSMRAAGGVRVTQLKGRVSGVNAEVYVWLPPQYDQPAYRHHRFPVVEVLPGYPGSAKAWFGALHAHEQLLPLMRSGQVAPFILVAPRTTLLPGVDTGCANIAGTVNADSWLSVDVPKMVMDNFRAEPAPKGWAVAGYSAGAHCATKLAVAHPDRYRASVSLSGYNDPIGERNSLAAETPALRAANNPYVLLKKAPTPPAVALYLSGQPRDGYEAALALRQAAKAPTTVHVVYIPRSAGGHTMALWRPQVVPAFRWLTEEMGRHHVGKRGSTPRAPSNDDSTHAALASGTASREGAGRKP, from the coding sequence ATGAGCCTCACCGGGACTCCGTTCCTCTACACCCTGATCGTGCTGTCCGTGGTCGCCGTCGCGCTGCCGCTGCTGCTGTGGTCGCGACTGCGCGGGCACAGAGCCCTGCGGGCCGTGGCCCGGCTGCTGATGCTGCTGTTCGCGCAGGGCACGGCCGTGGCCCTGGTGTTCGTGATGGTCAACAACGCCAACAACCTGTACGACAACTGGTCCGACCTGCTCGGCACCAAGAGCCACGTCGCACAGGCCGCCGACCTCGGCCCGAACGGCACCGGCGACATAGCCCTGGAGCGGCTGCCCAAGGTCAGACAGACGTTCAAGGAGGCTTCCGGTCCGTCCATGCGCGCGGCCGGCGGCGTCCGCGTCACCCAGCTCAAGGGCCGGGTGTCGGGCGTGAACGCCGAGGTCTACGTCTGGCTGCCGCCCCAGTACGACCAGCCCGCCTACCGGCACCACAGGTTCCCCGTCGTCGAGGTGCTGCCCGGCTACCCGGGCTCGGCGAAGGCGTGGTTCGGGGCGCTGCACGCCCACGAGCAGCTGCTGCCGCTGATGCGCAGCGGTCAGGTCGCACCCTTCATCCTGGTCGCCCCCCGCACCACCCTGCTGCCAGGCGTGGACACCGGCTGCGCCAACATCGCGGGCACGGTCAACGCCGACAGCTGGCTGAGCGTCGACGTGCCGAAGATGGTCATGGACAACTTCCGGGCCGAACCGGCGCCCAAGGGCTGGGCCGTGGCCGGGTACTCGGCCGGAGCGCACTGCGCCACCAAGCTGGCCGTGGCCCACCCCGACCGCTACCGCGCCTCGGTCAGCCTCTCCGGCTACAACGACCCGATCGGCGAACGCAATTCGCTCGCAGCCGAGACACCCGCGCTGCGCGCCGCGAACAACCCCTATGTGCTGCTGAAGAAGGCACCCACTCCGCCGGCCGTCGCCCTCTACCTCTCCGGCCAGCCCCGGGACGGCTATGAGGCGGCCCTCGCCCTGCGACAGGCCGCGAAGGCGCCGACGACCGTACACGTGGTCTACATCCCGAGGAGTGCGGGCGGGCACACCATGGCGCTGTGGCGGCCGCAGGTGGTTCCCGCGTTCCGCTGGCTCACCGAGGAGATGGGCCGGCACCACGTCGGCAAGCGCGGCTCTACTCCTCGCGCACCGTCGAACGACGATTCCACGCACGCGGCGCTCGCCAGTGGAACCGCATCGCGAGAAGGCGCAGGACGAAAGCCGTGA
- a CDS encoding ABC transporter permease, producing MISYILRRTFAALILLLVVTAVTFAIFFLLPRLAGQTADQLAQQYIGKSPTKADIAAVKHNLGLDEPVYIQYWHFIKGIVAGATYNLGPTTAHCDAPCFGYSFKTHEAVWPQLTSRLPVTGSLALGAAILWLVSGVVVGVISALKPRSFFDRTFMGVALAGVSLPMFFTGSLAILLFTYQWPIFGRTYVPFTENPAQWANTLFPAWCTLALLYSAIYARLTRSGMLETMNEDFIRTARAKGLRERRVVARHGLRAALTPIITVFGMDLGLLLGGAVITETVFSLHGVGEYAVKGITDNDLPPILGVTLLAAFFVVIANLLVDLLYAAADPRVRLS from the coding sequence GTGATCTCGTACATCCTCCGCCGGACGTTCGCGGCATTGATCCTGCTGCTGGTCGTCACTGCGGTCACCTTCGCCATCTTCTTCCTGCTGCCACGGCTCGCAGGCCAGACGGCCGACCAGCTCGCGCAGCAGTACATCGGCAAGAGCCCGACGAAGGCCGACATCGCAGCGGTCAAGCACAACCTCGGTCTCGACGAGCCCGTGTACATCCAGTACTGGCACTTCATCAAGGGGATCGTGGCCGGCGCCACCTACAACCTGGGTCCCACGACCGCGCACTGCGACGCGCCGTGCTTCGGCTACTCCTTCAAGACCCACGAGGCGGTCTGGCCGCAGCTGACCTCCCGCCTCCCGGTGACGGGTTCGCTGGCCCTCGGTGCCGCCATCCTGTGGCTGGTGTCCGGTGTGGTGGTCGGTGTGATCTCCGCCCTGAAGCCGCGCTCGTTCTTCGACCGCACCTTCATGGGTGTCGCGCTCGCCGGTGTCTCGCTGCCCATGTTCTTCACCGGCAGCCTGGCGATCCTGCTGTTCACCTACCAGTGGCCGATCTTCGGCCGCACCTACGTCCCGTTCACCGAGAACCCGGCGCAGTGGGCCAACACCCTCTTCCCGGCCTGGTGCACACTCGCCCTGCTGTACTCCGCCATCTACGCGCGGCTGACCCGTTCGGGCATGCTGGAGACGATGAACGAGGACTTCATCCGCACGGCCCGGGCCAAGGGCCTGCGCGAGCGCAGGGTGGTCGCCCGGCACGGCCTCAGGGCCGCGCTGACGCCGATCATCACCGTGTTCGGCATGGACCTCGGCCTGCTGCTCGGCGGTGCCGTGATCACCGAGACGGTGTTCTCGCTGCACGGCGTCGGTGAGTACGCGGTGAAGGGCATTACCGACAACGACCTGCCCCCGATCCTCGGCGTCACCCTGCTCGCCGCCTTCTTCGTCGTGATCGCAAATCTCCTGGTGGACCTGCTGTACGCCGCCGCCGACCCGCGCGTGAGGCTCTCGTGA